In Acidimicrobiales bacterium, a single genomic region encodes these proteins:
- a CDS encoding FAD-dependent oxidoreductase, whose translation MGNGGKATGKRVVVAGLGDTGVLVAANLPKGLDVTAVGTRPALVSGQELGNRVADPAGWRRNYLLPLRRFRRLDRVRVLHGRITAVDLPAQEVAVELADGATTTAPYDVLVVATGVTNGFWRSDRVEDLAGVEAGLAAVAEKVGAATTVAVVGGGATGVSAAYNLARRHPDKDVHLFFAQDEPLPDYHPDARRRLARHLEKVGVHLHPGHRAVLPDGFAGEELTHDPVEWSTGQDPFAADVVLWAVGKVRPNTGFLPAEILDEHGFVRVDEHLQVVGHPEVFAVGDVAASDPNRSSARNWGYRVVTHNVAVALKGTGTAKTFTPPRYRWGSITGIQDDGLTVFQPNGKAFTVPRWAVEPLLFRFFTERLLYRGLRRDA comes from the coding sequence GTGGGCAACGGGGGCAAAGCGACGGGCAAGCGGGTGGTGGTCGCCGGTCTCGGCGACACGGGCGTGCTGGTCGCCGCCAATCTTCCCAAGGGCCTCGACGTCACCGCCGTCGGTACCCGGCCGGCGCTGGTGAGCGGTCAGGAGCTCGGCAACCGGGTGGCCGACCCCGCCGGCTGGCGGAGGAACTACCTGCTGCCGCTGCGCCGCTTCCGCCGCCTCGACCGGGTGCGGGTCCTGCACGGGCGCATCACCGCCGTCGACCTGCCGGCGCAGGAGGTGGCGGTCGAGCTCGCCGACGGCGCCACCACGACCGCGCCCTATGACGTGCTCGTGGTCGCCACCGGGGTCACCAACGGCTTCTGGCGCAGCGACCGCGTCGAGGATCTCGCCGGCGTCGAGGCGGGTCTCGCGGCAGTGGCCGAGAAAGTCGGCGCCGCCACCACGGTCGCGGTGGTGGGCGGCGGCGCCACCGGCGTCAGCGCCGCCTACAACCTCGCCCGCCGCCACCCCGACAAGGACGTCCACCTCTTCTTCGCCCAGGACGAGCCCCTGCCGGACTACCACCCCGACGCCCGCCGGCGTCTGGCCCGCCACCTCGAGAAGGTGGGCGTGCACCTGCACCCTGGGCACCGAGCCGTGCTCCCCGACGGGTTCGCTGGCGAGGAGCTGACCCACGACCCCGTCGAGTGGTCGACGGGGCAGGACCCCTTCGCCGCCGACGTCGTGCTGTGGGCGGTCGGCAAGGTGCGCCCCAACACCGGCTTCCTGCCCGCCGAGATCCTCGACGAGCACGGTTTCGTGCGGGTGGACGAGCACCTCCAGGTGGTGGGTCACCCCGAGGTGTTTGCGGTGGGCGACGTCGCCGCCAGCGACCCCAACCGCAGCTCGGCCCGCAACTGGGGCTACCGGGTCGTCACCCACAACGTCGCCGTCGCGCTGAAGGGCACCGGCACGGCGAAGACCTTCACCCCGCCCCGCTACCGCTGGGGCTCGATCACCGGCATCCAGGACGACGGCCTCACGGTCTTCCAGCCCAACGGCAAGGCCTTCACCGTGCCCCGCTGGGCCGTCGAGCCCCTGCTGTTCCGCTTCTTCACCGAGCGCCTGCTCTACCGCGGCCTGCGCCGCGACGCCTGA
- a CDS encoding sulfotransferase, translating into MEEIRIADLREPQRDADAQALYDLARSMEIDLDPAGLVASAERQTHLDDFGDPTLLDRLAAQVAAVEADEGLSGIGRLIVRRRLVGLLAARLRFEDFVRRHPEALEVDLEPPVIVVGLPRSGTTHLVNVLASDTRLRSMPWWEVAEPIPVLGDGPGRDGVDPRYLRCLADHEAANQVAPLTALMHDRPPWSIEEECELMDLDLCTYVLEWHARVPAWRDHQDTLDHDAHYAFLRRELQVLSYLRGPNRWVLKCPQHLERLGPLLRTFPDATVAFTLRDPVAVLQSAITMLAYGDRSRRVSVEPDELAAYWVDRIESLLRAGVRDAHLIPDAQRVDVEFREFMADDLAMATRILDVAGVGVTDEARARLAAYVGGNPRGKDGRVVYDLRADFHLEPADLYDRYAFYFEAFPQITPEVR; encoded by the coding sequence GTGGAGGAGATCCGGATCGCGGACCTGCGCGAGCCCCAGCGCGACGCCGACGCCCAGGCGCTCTACGACCTGGCGCGGTCGATGGAGATCGACCTCGATCCTGCGGGCCTGGTGGCCTCGGCCGAGCGCCAGACCCACCTCGACGACTTCGGCGACCCCACGCTGCTCGACCGCCTCGCCGCCCAGGTGGCGGCGGTCGAGGCCGACGAGGGGCTGTCCGGCATCGGCCGGCTGATCGTGCGTCGGCGCCTCGTCGGCTTGCTCGCCGCCCGTCTCCGCTTCGAGGACTTCGTGCGGCGCCACCCCGAGGCCCTCGAGGTCGATCTCGAACCGCCGGTCATCGTGGTGGGGCTGCCCCGCTCGGGCACGACCCACCTGGTCAACGTCCTCGCCTCGGACACCCGCCTCCGGTCGATGCCCTGGTGGGAGGTGGCCGAGCCCATCCCTGTCCTCGGCGACGGCCCGGGGCGCGACGGCGTCGACCCCCGCTACCTGCGCTGCCTCGCCGACCACGAGGCCGCCAACCAGGTCGCCCCGCTCACCGCTCTGATGCACGACCGCCCGCCGTGGTCCATCGAGGAGGAGTGCGAGCTCATGGATCTCGACCTGTGCACCTACGTGCTCGAGTGGCACGCGCGGGTGCCTGCGTGGCGGGACCACCAGGACACGCTCGACCACGACGCCCACTACGCCTTCCTGCGCCGAGAGCTCCAGGTGCTCAGCTACCTGCGCGGCCCGAACCGCTGGGTCCTGAAGTGCCCGCAGCACCTCGAGCGCCTCGGCCCGCTGCTGCGCACCTTCCCCGACGCCACCGTCGCCTTCACCCTGCGCGACCCGGTCGCGGTGCTCCAGTCGGCCATCACCATGCTCGCCTACGGCGACCGCAGCCGGCGCGTGTCCGTCGAGCCCGACGAGCTGGCCGCCTACTGGGTGGACCGCATCGAGTCGTTGTTGCGGGCCGGCGTGCGCGACGCCCACCTCATCCCCGACGCGCAGCGGGTGGACGTCGAGTTCCGCGAGTTCATGGCCGACGACCTCGCCATGGCGACTCGCATCCTCGACGTGGCCGGCGTGGGGGTGACCGACGAGGCCCGGGCGCGGCTGGCGGCCTACGTCGGCGGCAACCCGCGGGGCAAGGACGGCCGTGTCGTCTACGACCTCCGGGCCGACTTCCACCTCGAGCCCGCCGACCTCTACGACCGCTACGCCTTCTACTTCGAGGCCTTCCCCCAGATCACCCCGGAGGTGCGCTGA
- the ppk2 gene encoding polyphosphate kinase 2, translating to MTKKHGDGATGSAKMPTAEYEKELQHLQRELVKLQGWVRDEGLKVCVLFEGRDAAGKGGTIKRIVERTNPRIVRVVALGTPTEKERTQWYFQRYVAELPSAGEIVLFDRSWYNRAGVERVMGFCTDEEHTEFLRSVPEFERMLIHSGIVLVKYWFSVSDEEQERRFQARIDRPDKRWKLSPMDLESRARWADYSRAKDEMFRFTDTKWSPWWVVPSDDKRRARLNCISHLLSQIPYKDVTSAPAVLPPRGPDDYVRPPISEQTFVEQRY from the coding sequence ATGACCAAGAAGCACGGTGACGGCGCGACCGGATCGGCCAAGATGCCGACCGCCGAGTACGAGAAGGAGCTCCAGCACCTTCAGCGGGAGCTGGTGAAGCTCCAGGGCTGGGTGCGCGACGAGGGCCTCAAGGTCTGCGTCCTGTTCGAGGGGCGGGACGCCGCCGGCAAGGGAGGCACCATCAAGCGCATCGTCGAGCGCACGAACCCGCGCATCGTGCGGGTGGTGGCCCTCGGGACGCCGACGGAGAAGGAACGCACGCAGTGGTACTTCCAGCGCTACGTCGCGGAGCTGCCGTCGGCGGGTGAGATCGTGCTGTTCGACCGGTCCTGGTACAACCGGGCGGGCGTCGAGCGGGTGATGGGGTTCTGCACCGACGAAGAGCACACGGAGTTCCTGCGGTCGGTCCCCGAGTTCGAGCGGATGCTGATCCACTCCGGGATCGTCCTGGTGAAGTACTGGTTCTCGGTGAGCGACGAGGAGCAGGAGCGGCGCTTCCAGGCCCGCATCGACCGGCCCGACAAGCGGTGGAAGCTGAGCCCCATGGACCTCGAGTCCCGGGCCCGGTGGGCGGACTACTCGCGGGCCAAGGACGAGATGTTCCGGTTCACCGACACGAAGTGGTCGCCCTGGTGGGTGGTGCCGTCGGACGACAAGCGCAGGGCCCGGCTGAACTGCATCTCGCACCTGTTGAGCCAGATCCCGTACAAGGACGTCACGTCGGCGCCGGCGGTGCTGCCGCCCCGGGGGCCCGACGATTACGTGCGCCCGCCCATCAGCGAGCAGACCTTCGTCGAGCAGCGCTACTGA
- a CDS encoding nitronate monooxygenase, translated as MRTEICDRLGIEFPLFAFSHCRDVVAAVSKAGGYGVLGALAFSPEQLEQELTWIDEHVGGKPYGVDFAMPEKFVGKGEDFELPDLEALIPEEHREYAEHILAEHDVPPMPEGLEGPTIAPGLGVDQMGPAQVHQALQHPVSMLVNALGPPPDYAVDAAHSAGVLVGALCGSPRHAERNVERGVDVLIAQGTEAGGHCGEISTMVLVPEVVDAVPEDVPVLAAGGIGRGRQMAAAMALGAQGAWTGSIWLTVAESDTRPWVVENLLAASWNDTVRSRAMTGKPARQLRTAWTEAWESSEGPGPLPMPLQGIIYAESAHRFTRAQNKELSGSPVGQIVGNMNSVRSTRDVVFDIVEEWIAVTEAQAARLADS; from the coding sequence ATGCGCACGGAGATCTGTGACCGGCTCGGGATCGAGTTCCCGCTCTTCGCCTTCTCGCACTGCCGCGACGTCGTCGCCGCGGTCTCGAAGGCCGGCGGCTACGGCGTGCTCGGCGCGCTGGCCTTCAGCCCCGAGCAGCTCGAGCAGGAGCTGACCTGGATCGACGAGCACGTCGGCGGCAAGCCCTACGGGGTCGACTTCGCCATGCCCGAGAAGTTCGTTGGCAAGGGCGAGGACTTCGAGCTGCCCGACCTCGAGGCGCTCATCCCAGAGGAGCACCGCGAGTACGCCGAGCACATCCTCGCCGAGCACGACGTGCCGCCCATGCCCGAGGGCCTCGAAGGTCCGACCATCGCCCCCGGCCTCGGGGTCGACCAGATGGGCCCGGCGCAGGTCCACCAGGCGCTCCAGCACCCCGTGTCGATGCTGGTCAACGCCCTCGGCCCGCCGCCGGATTACGCGGTCGACGCCGCCCACTCCGCCGGCGTGCTCGTCGGTGCGCTGTGCGGCTCGCCCCGCCACGCCGAGCGCAACGTCGAGCGCGGCGTGGACGTGCTCATCGCCCAGGGCACCGAGGCCGGCGGCCACTGCGGCGAGATCTCGACCATGGTGCTCGTGCCCGAGGTGGTCGACGCCGTGCCCGAGGACGTGCCCGTGCTGGCCGCAGGCGGCATCGGTCGGGGTCGCCAGATGGCGGCGGCCATGGCGCTCGGCGCCCAGGGCGCGTGGACCGGGTCGATCTGGCTGACGGTGGCCGAGTCGGACACCCGCCCGTGGGTGGTCGAGAACCTGCTGGCGGCGTCGTGGAACGACACGGTGCGCTCCCGGGCCATGACCGGGAAGCCCGCCCGCCAGCTCCGCACCGCCTGGACCGAGGCGTGGGAGTCGTCCGAGGGCCCGGGGCCGCTGCCCATGCCGCTCCAGGGGATCATCTACGCCGAGTCCGCCCACCGCTTCACCCGGGCGCAGAACAAGGAGCTGTCGGGCTCGCCGGTGGGCCAGATCGTGGGGAACATGAACTCGGTCCGCTCCACCCGCGACGTCGTGTTCGACATCGTCGAGGAGTGGATCGCGGTCACCGAGGCCCAGGCCGCCCGCCTGGCCGACAGCTGA
- a CDS encoding glucose 1-dehydrogenase, which yields METPAALFDLTGKVAVVTGGSRGIGRAVAEGFATAGADVVIASRKYDNCVIAADEIAAATGRRTLPVACHVGRWEDADALVDAAYAEFGRCDVLVNNAGMSPLYDGLPSVTEQLYDKVHAVNARGPFRLSALVGERMAAGDGGSIINVSTAGSLRPMASDLPYAMAKAALNALTLGLAGAWAPKVRANLVLPGAFDTDITDAWSPEMKAQAGAMNPMKRIGVPQDMVGVCTFLASDAAAYVNGAQLLVDGGAFRSL from the coding sequence ATGGAGACGCCGGCAGCGCTGTTCGACCTGACGGGCAAGGTGGCCGTCGTCACCGGGGGGAGCCGGGGCATCGGCCGGGCGGTGGCCGAAGGGTTCGCCACCGCCGGCGCCGACGTGGTCATCGCCAGCCGCAAGTACGACAACTGCGTGATCGCGGCCGACGAGATCGCCGCGGCCACTGGTCGGCGCACGCTGCCGGTCGCCTGCCACGTCGGCCGGTGGGAGGACGCCGACGCGCTGGTCGACGCGGCCTACGCCGAGTTCGGGCGCTGCGACGTGCTGGTCAACAACGCCGGCATGTCACCGCTCTACGACGGACTGCCGTCGGTCACCGAGCAGCTCTACGACAAGGTCCACGCCGTGAACGCCCGGGGACCGTTCCGGTTGAGCGCACTGGTCGGCGAGCGCATGGCCGCCGGCGACGGAGGCTCGATCATCAACGTGTCCACCGCCGGCTCGTTGCGGCCGATGGCCTCCGACCTCCCCTACGCCATGGCCAAGGCCGCCCTGAACGCCCTCACCCTCGGCCTCGCCGGCGCGTGGGCACCCAAGGTGCGGGCCAACCTCGTGCTGCCGGGTGCCTTCGACACCGACATCACCGACGCCTGGTCACCCGAGATGAAGGCCCAAGCCGGCGCCATGAACCCCATGAAGCGCATCGGCGTGCCCCAAGACATGGTGGGCGTCTGCACCTTCCTCGCCAGCGACGCCGCGGCCTACGTCAACGGCGCGCAGCTGCTCGTCGACGGCGGCGCCTTCCGCTCGCTCTGA
- a CDS encoding alpha/beta hydrolase — MLAYDDVGTGPTLVLVHGLGSDRTRWAPVIERLAGDFRCITVDLPGHGGSGDDGSDALSATVAVHEVWSALGVEAPVVVGHSLGSVVALLSAALFTPRSVVAVDPVHLYTPHLCERVAPFRERLLGDDFDDAFAEWEQTLDLGPVDAAQRTAILSGLHPRAETVRSYWQVVLNPEVAVAGQPQMTAALAGIAVPTLVLWAATPTPEDAAILDQMATTTVEVVAGAGHFLHLVDPDGFAARLRDWVHDLPR; from the coding sequence GTGCTCGCGTACGACGACGTGGGAACCGGCCCCACCCTGGTGCTCGTCCACGGGCTGGGCAGCGACCGCACCCGCTGGGCGCCCGTCATCGAACGTCTCGCCGGCGACTTCCGGTGCATCACGGTCGACCTTCCGGGCCATGGCGGGTCGGGTGACGACGGCAGCGACGCCCTGTCGGCCACGGTGGCGGTGCACGAGGTGTGGAGCGCACTCGGGGTCGAGGCTCCGGTCGTCGTCGGGCACTCGCTGGGCAGCGTGGTCGCCCTGCTCAGCGCTGCGCTGTTCACGCCCCGATCCGTGGTCGCGGTCGACCCGGTGCACCTGTACACACCCCACCTCTGCGAACGCGTGGCGCCCTTCCGTGAGCGCCTGCTGGGGGACGACTTCGACGACGCGTTCGCCGAGTGGGAGCAGACCCTCGACCTCGGCCCGGTCGATGCCGCACAGCGCACCGCGATCCTGTCGGGCCTGCACCCGCGAGCGGAGACGGTGCGCTCCTACTGGCAGGTGGTGCTGAACCCGGAGGTCGCGGTCGCCGGGCAGCCACAGATGACCGCGGCGCTCGCCGGCATCGCCGTCCCCACCCTCGTGCTCTGGGCCGCCACCCCGACACCGGAGGACGCCGCCATCCTCGATCAGATGGCCACGACCACGGTGGAGGTGGTGGCCGGAGCGGGGCACTTCCTGCACCTCGTCGATCCCGACGGCTTCGCTGCCCGTCTGCGCGACTGGGTGCACGACCTCCCGCGGTGA